In Selenomonadales bacterium, the following proteins share a genomic window:
- a CDS encoding cupin domain-containing protein, with product MIKRDGTLNVVTKEMFGGPGETIIKNLIEGDEFCGKGRLFAHNVLKPGVTLGNHQHVNDFEAYYILKGVGDYNDNGVETKLYPGDVAYCPEGETHGITNNGEEDLEIIALILFDKKD from the coding sequence ATGATCAAAAGAGATGGAACACTTAATGTTGTAACGAAAGAAATGTTCGGCGGCCCGGGCGAAACGATCATCAAAAACCTTATCGAAGGCGATGAATTCTGCGGTAAAGGCCGTTTGTTCGCGCATAACGTATTGAAACCGGGTGTTACGCTTGGTAACCATCAGCACGTAAACGATTTCGAAGCTTACTATATCCTCAAAGGTGTTGGCGATTACAACGATAACGGCGTAGAAACGAAACTCTATCCGGGCGATGTTGCTTACTGTCCGGAAGGCGAAACGCACGGCATTACGAACAACGGTGAAGAAGATCTCGAGATCATCGCGCTTATCTTGTTCGATAAAAAAGACTGA
- a CDS encoding 30S ribosomal protein S6, with amino-acid sequence MRKYEVIIIVKPMEEEATNAVIAKFEALIANQGGTVDSTDRWGKKRLAYEIKDCQEGFYCLMNVTAEPAVLAEADRVMKITDELLKHMIVRVEE; translated from the coding sequence GTGAGAAAGTACGAAGTCATAATCATTGTAAAACCTATGGAAGAAGAAGCTACGAATGCTGTTATCGCTAAATTCGAAGCTTTGATCGCTAACCAGGGTGGTACTGTTGACAGCACGGATCGTTGGGGTAAAAAACGCTTGGCGTATGAAATCAAAGATTGCCAAGAAGGTTTCTACTGCTTGATGAACGTAACGGCTGAGCCGGCTGTCTTGGCTGAAGCTGACCGTGTTATGAAAATCACGGACGAGCTTTTGAAACATATGATCGTTAGAGTAGAAGAATAA
- the ilvD gene encoding dihydroxy-acid dehydratase, translating to MRSDIVKKGSTRAAHRSLFYAMGYTPEDLQKPLIGVVNSFNEIIPGHAHLRDICEAVKLGISAAGGTPIEVPAIGVCDGIAMGHDGMKFSLASRELIVDSIEAQATAHAFDGLVLIPNCDKIVPGMMMAAARLNIPSVVVSGGPMLPGRYQGKNLGLSNTFEAAGLFESGKITADELDAIEQASCPGCGSCSGLFTANTMNCLTEALGMGLPGNGTVPAAYTGGRRMLAKRAGAAVMKLIEQNLRPRDILTRKAFENAIMVDMAIGGSSNTVLHLPAIAHEAGIELPLSLFDEISAKTPYITKMSPGGQHFITDLNEAGGISAVMNELSKLGLIHKDAITVSGTIGQRIDHAKVSDHTIIKPADAPYRPTGGIAILGGNLAPDNGVVKESAVTEDMLVFEGPARVFDSEEDAVEAIIGKQIKDGDVVVIRYEGPKGGPGMREMLNPTALITGMGLKVALLTDGRFSGATRGACIGHVSPEAMDGGPIALLEEGDIIAIDIPKRALNVKLTDEQLAERKANWTQPQPKVTTGYLSRYAKLVSSASKGAVFE from the coding sequence ATGCGCAGCGATATTGTTAAAAAAGGCTCCACCAGAGCCGCTCACCGCTCCCTGTTCTATGCGATGGGCTATACACCCGAAGACTTACAAAAACCGCTCATCGGCGTCGTCAACTCGTTCAACGAGATCATCCCGGGACACGCACACCTGCGTGACATCTGCGAAGCAGTCAAACTCGGCATCAGTGCCGCAGGCGGCACACCGATCGAAGTACCGGCTATCGGTGTCTGCGACGGCATCGCCATGGGTCACGACGGCATGAAATTCTCGCTTGCCAGCCGCGAACTCATCGTCGACTCCATCGAAGCACAGGCAACAGCACACGCATTCGACGGCCTCGTCCTCATCCCCAACTGCGACAAGATCGTACCGGGCATGATGATGGCAGCCGCACGCCTCAACATCCCGTCCGTCGTCGTCAGCGGCGGCCCGATGCTCCCCGGCCGTTACCAAGGCAAAAACCTCGGCCTCAGCAACACGTTTGAAGCCGCAGGCCTCTTTGAGTCGGGCAAGATCACAGCAGACGAACTCGACGCCATCGAACAGGCAAGCTGCCCCGGCTGCGGCTCCTGCTCCGGTCTTTTCACAGCCAATACGATGAACTGCCTCACCGAAGCACTCGGCATGGGACTTCCCGGCAACGGTACCGTACCTGCCGCATACACAGGCGGCCGCCGTATGCTCGCCAAACGCGCAGGCGCGGCAGTCATGAAACTCATCGAACAGAACCTGCGTCCGCGTGACATCCTCACGAGAAAAGCGTTTGAAAACGCCATCATGGTAGACATGGCGATCGGCGGTTCCTCCAACACCGTCCTTCACCTCCCTGCCATCGCACACGAAGCAGGCATCGAGCTTCCGCTCTCGCTCTTTGACGAGATCAGTGCAAAAACACCGTACATCACCAAAATGAGCCCGGGCGGTCAGCACTTCATCACCGACCTCAACGAAGCAGGCGGCATCAGCGCAGTCATGAACGAACTCAGTAAACTCGGCCTCATCCACAAAGACGCCATCACCGTCAGCGGCACCATCGGTCAGCGCATCGACCATGCCAAAGTCAGCGACCACACCATCATCAAACCTGCAGACGCACCGTATCGCCCGACAGGCGGTATCGCCATCCTCGGCGGTAACCTCGCACCCGACAACGGCGTCGTCAAAGAAAGTGCCGTCACCGAAGATATGCTCGTATTCGAAGGCCCTGCACGCGTATTCGACTCCGAAGAAGACGCCGTAGAAGCCATCATCGGCAAACAGATCAAAGACGGCGACGTCGTCGTCATCCGCTACGAAGGCCCGAAAGGCGGCCCCGGTATGCGCGAAATGCTCAACCCGACAGCCCTCATCACAGGCATGGGCCTCAAAGTCGCACTCCTCACAGACGGACGCTTCAGCGGTGCAACACGCGGCGCGTGCATCGGCCACGTATCGCCCGAAGCAATGGACGGCGGCCCGATCGCACTCCTCGAAGAAGGCGACATCATCGCCATCGACATCCCGAAACGCGCCCTCAATGTGAAGCTCACTGACGAACAGCTCGCCGAGCGCAAAGCGAACTGGACACAGCCACAGCCAAAAGTCACCACAGGCTACCTCTCCCGCTATGCCAAACTCGTCAGCTCCGCAAGCAAAGGCGCAGTATTCGAATAA